One stretch of Schlesneria sp. DSM 10557 DNA includes these proteins:
- a CDS encoding GntR family transcriptional regulator, with the protein MAEERTSLDTRVYQHLLGQISARQVELGSFLKAGKLAVEMNVSRTTVRKALSRLIDDGWVKQTPAGHTYVAKWPPKAAAAAVEVIEVEQQSQIKSVYWLIFDWILQGNCQFGAEVNPRTFVDLFGASMGTVRHALDALTRDGILIKAPRRGWRYGTLTWQDIIDTIEIRTMFESEVLRRAGHQIPQASLEELKAETENVLQSIDTLSERDRRQADYHFHTTLVEQTTSLVLIGLVKPLIRRSMYCSLTSPSDRRHQAKSFREHLGIIDALQMGDVASAVDVFQAHMSRSLLDGLRTKLPHLNSNEGIDLARNELASMLTPAAEPQP; encoded by the coding sequence ATGGCGGAAGAACGCACGTCGCTCGACACGCGAGTCTACCAACATTTGCTCGGACAGATTTCTGCTCGCCAGGTCGAGTTGGGCAGCTTTCTGAAAGCAGGCAAACTGGCCGTCGAGATGAACGTCAGCCGCACCACGGTTCGCAAGGCCCTGTCTCGATTGATTGATGACGGCTGGGTGAAACAGACGCCGGCTGGACACACTTACGTCGCGAAATGGCCCCCGAAAGCCGCCGCTGCGGCCGTCGAAGTCATTGAGGTCGAACAACAGTCGCAGATCAAGTCGGTCTACTGGCTGATCTTCGACTGGATCCTGCAGGGAAATTGTCAGTTCGGCGCGGAAGTCAATCCACGCACCTTTGTCGACCTCTTCGGCGCCAGCATGGGAACGGTTCGTCATGCACTCGATGCACTGACCCGGGATGGAATTCTGATCAAGGCGCCACGGCGTGGCTGGCGCTATGGAACCCTCACCTGGCAGGACATCATCGACACGATTGAGATCCGGACGATGTTCGAGTCCGAAGTCCTCCGTCGCGCGGGCCATCAGATTCCTCAGGCTTCTCTCGAAGAACTCAAGGCCGAGACCGAGAACGTCCTGCAGTCCATCGACACCCTGTCCGAGAGAGATCGACGACAGGCTGACTACCATTTCCACACCACTCTGGTGGAACAAACCACCAGCCTTGTCCTCATCGGATTGGTCAAACCACTCATCCGGCGCAGTATGTATTGCAGCCTCACCTCCCCGTCGGACCGTCGCCATCAGGCCAAATCGTTTCGCGAGCACCTCGGAATCATTGATGCTTTGCAGATGGGGGATGTGGCATCCGCAGTGGACGTTTTCCAGGCTCACATGAGCCGCAGCCTGCTGGACGGATTGCGGACGAAGCTGCCTCATTTGAATTCGAACGAAGGGATCGACCTCGCCCGCAACGAGCTTGCGAGCATGTTGACCCCCGCCGCAGAACCGCAGCCCTGA
- a CDS encoding alkaline phosphatase family protein, giving the protein MIKSERRVAFLRWASSLMLMLAIVADTVSGQDLKTKNVILITTDGLRWQEVFTGAEEALINKEHGGVTDVQNIKSKFWRETPEERRAALLPFFWTKIAKEGQLYGNLPAGSSSQITNTMKFSYPGYNEILTGFADPRIDSNAKKPNENFTVLEWLHRQPEFNGKVAAFSGWDVIPYIINRERCGFPVMGGWERVPEENPSSQQQILNELIEDTIHRPNDAELNDTFIFQAAREHLKRHQPRVLFVSFLETDHWGHAGRYDHLLESAHVVDDYVRRLWELVQSLDQYRDKTTIILTTDHGRGSGLENWKHHGAKYEGAEDMWMAFLGPDTPPLGERTNCDRVTQSQVAATLAALLGKDYCAAVPNAGKPVADALPKKP; this is encoded by the coding sequence ATGATCAAGAGCGAACGTCGTGTCGCGTTTTTACGATGGGCGTCGTCCCTGATGCTGATGTTAGCGATCGTCGCTGATACGGTTTCCGGACAGGATCTCAAAACGAAAAACGTGATTCTGATCACGACAGACGGACTTCGATGGCAGGAAGTCTTCACGGGAGCCGAAGAAGCCCTCATAAATAAGGAACATGGGGGAGTGACCGACGTCCAGAACATCAAATCGAAGTTCTGGAGAGAGACGCCAGAAGAGCGGCGTGCTGCCCTGTTGCCTTTTTTCTGGACGAAGATCGCCAAAGAGGGTCAACTTTACGGCAATCTTCCCGCGGGCAGTTCATCACAAATCACCAACACGATGAAATTTTCGTACCCCGGCTACAACGAAATCCTGACGGGTTTCGCTGATCCCCGGATCGACAGCAATGCGAAAAAACCAAACGAAAATTTCACCGTGCTGGAATGGCTGCATCGCCAGCCCGAATTTAACGGGAAAGTTGCCGCCTTCAGCGGCTGGGACGTCATTCCTTACATCATTAATCGCGAACGATGCGGCTTCCCCGTCATGGGAGGATGGGAGCGAGTTCCCGAAGAGAACCCCAGTTCTCAGCAGCAGATTCTGAACGAACTGATCGAAGACACAATCCATCGGCCCAACGACGCTGAACTCAACGATACGTTCATCTTTCAGGCCGCCCGCGAGCACCTGAAACGGCACCAGCCGCGCGTCCTGTTCGTCAGCTTCCTCGAAACAGACCATTGGGGACATGCCGGTCGATACGATCACCTGCTGGAATCCGCACACGTCGTGGACGACTACGTTCGTCGACTGTGGGAACTGGTTCAGTCACTCGATCAATACCGTGACAAGACCACAATCATCCTGACGACCGACCACGGCCGCGGCTCGGGCCTCGAAAACTGGAAGCACCACGGGGCGAAGTACGAAGGGGCGGAAGACATGTGGATGGCCTTCCTTGGCCCCGATACACCCCCGCTGGGCGAACGCACCAATTGTGACCGAGTGACCCAAAGTCAGGTTGCCGCGACACTGGCAGCGCTCCTGGGCAAAGACTATTGCGCCGCAGTCCCCAATGCAGGCAAGCCGGTCGCCGACGCACTGCCGAAAAAGCCATAA
- a CDS encoding LON peptidase substrate-binding domain-containing protein yields the protein MSDLPELDTALKNFSGRAPLFPLPNIVLFPHALLPLHIFEDRYRRMMADTLDGERLIAMSLLRPGWEGVAKGEVAPVHRVVGLGKIIAHEKLADGRYYLVLRGLARANLLREEKLDLPYRVGQLEICLEAQDESLSYDRQERIKQLVTAFAQLFPKIKLNQLFAHDFSDLPLGTVTDVLLGSVPLPAKISQQFQEELNIDTRSEMLMDLLQEALEGQVGSAGRTFPPVFSMN from the coding sequence ATGAGCGACTTGCCAGAACTTGATACTGCCTTGAAAAATTTCTCAGGACGGGCGCCGCTTTTTCCGCTGCCCAACATTGTGCTTTTTCCCCACGCTCTGCTTCCGCTTCACATTTTCGAAGACCGGTATCGCCGGATGATGGCGGATACGCTGGATGGCGAGCGTCTCATCGCGATGAGCCTGCTGCGGCCGGGATGGGAAGGGGTCGCGAAGGGGGAAGTGGCCCCCGTGCATCGCGTGGTCGGATTGGGAAAAATCATCGCTCACGAGAAACTGGCGGACGGACGCTACTACCTGGTGCTGCGTGGTCTTGCTCGGGCCAATCTCCTGCGGGAAGAAAAGCTCGACCTCCCCTACCGCGTCGGGCAACTGGAGATCTGCCTCGAAGCACAGGACGAATCCCTGTCGTACGACCGACAGGAACGCATCAAACAACTCGTCACCGCCTTCGCTCAACTCTTTCCCAAAATCAAGCTGAACCAATTGTTCGCTCATGATTTCTCGGACCTGCCCCTGGGGACCGTGACCGATGTCCTGCTCGGATCCGTACCGCTCCCTGCCAAGATTTCTCAACAGTTTCAGGAAGAGCTGAATATCGATACCCGCAGCGAGATGCTGATGGATTTGCTGCAGGAGGCGCTGGAAGGACAAGTCGGCTCCGCGGGACGCACCTTTCCTCCTGTTTTCAGCATGAACTGA
- a CDS encoding DUF309 domain-containing protein: MIDDLPAQYREGVRLFNEEEFFECHDVLEELWAETVGDERKFIQGLIQASIALFHFGNENFGGAKKLFFAATTKLDPYGDEYMGIKLSNFLQDFRACFQELIDNTEAYPTTVAIRDELVPKIEYVSQGAIG; encoded by the coding sequence GTGATTGATGATCTTCCGGCACAGTATCGCGAAGGCGTACGCCTCTTCAATGAAGAGGAATTCTTTGAGTGTCATGACGTGCTCGAAGAATTGTGGGCGGAAACGGTTGGTGACGAGCGAAAGTTTATTCAGGGATTGATTCAGGCCTCCATCGCACTTTTTCATTTCGGGAACGAAAACTTCGGCGGGGCGAAAAAGCTGTTCTTCGCCGCGACGACCAAACTGGATCCCTATGGCGACGAGTACATGGGAATCAAGCTGTCGAACTTCCTGCAGGACTTCCGCGCCTGTTTTCAGGAGTTGATCGACAACACCGAAGCCTATCCGACAACGGTCGCGATTCGCGACGAACTGGTCCCCAAAATCGAGTATGTTTCGCAAGGAGCGATCGGATGA
- the nth gene encoding endonuclease III — MTKRLSGQITPTEQRRVQQIIRTLAKTYPVALCALNHASPFQLLVATILSAQCTDERVNLVTPGLFARYPSAEDLAQARQDELEALIHSTGFYRNKAKNLIGMAQAVVETYGGELPQSLPELIALPGVGRKTANVLLGTAFGIPSGIVVDTHVARISYLLGLTSNKGAEQIERDLMEFIPQKEWINFSHRLIHHGRRICIARRPKCLECPLLKNCPRVGLPELPD, encoded by the coding sequence ATGACAAAAAGACTTTCCGGACAAATCACCCCTACTGAACAACGGCGTGTCCAACAGATTATCCGGACGCTGGCCAAAACCTACCCCGTGGCACTTTGTGCGTTAAACCACGCCTCTCCCTTCCAGTTGCTGGTGGCCACGATCCTGTCGGCGCAGTGTACAGACGAGAGAGTTAACCTGGTGACACCCGGCCTGTTCGCCCGCTACCCGTCGGCCGAAGACCTGGCGCAGGCCCGCCAGGACGAACTTGAGGCTCTCATACATTCGACCGGCTTCTACCGGAACAAGGCGAAAAACCTGATTGGAATGGCTCAGGCCGTGGTGGAAACTTACGGGGGTGAATTACCGCAGAGCCTGCCAGAACTGATCGCCCTGCCTGGAGTGGGCCGAAAAACGGCAAATGTCCTGTTAGGAACAGCGTTTGGAATTCCCAGCGGAATCGTGGTCGACACCCATGTGGCGAGAATCAGTTACCTGCTGGGACTGACCTCCAATAAAGGGGCAGAACAAATCGAACGGGATCTGATGGAATTCATTCCGCAGAAAGAGTGGATCAACTTCTCGCATCGGCTGATCCATCACGGGCGACGAATCTGCATTGCCCGCCGACCGAAGTGCCTGGAGTGCCCGCTGTTGAAAAACTGCCCGCGGGTTGGCCTGCCTGAACTACCAGATTGA
- a CDS encoding twin-arginine translocase TatA/TatE family subunit has translation MMVPTLALLGPGEMIFFGIIVLVLFGSRLPSVMKSLGQSVTSFKTGLKDDEENTENLDNKK, from the coding sequence ATGATGGTGCCTACTCTTGCCTTACTGGGACCCGGAGAGATGATTTTCTTCGGAATTATCGTCCTGGTGCTGTTCGGTAGCCGCTTGCCGTCGGTGATGAAGTCGCTCGGCCAAAGCGTGACCTCCTTCAAAACCGGACTCAAGGATGATGAAGAGAACACCGAGAACCTCGACAACAAGAAGTAG
- a CDS encoding twin-arginine translocase TatA/TatE family subunit, with translation MFPLAFIGSLGPAEMLFVGVIALLLFGKKLPEVARSLGKGVVEFKKGLRGIEDDVEANLYSNRTDTSNITRPAPRDESVETTAPKFEPPKSEPTGSEV, from the coding sequence ATGTTTCCACTCGCATTCATTGGTAGCCTTGGTCCCGCTGAAATGTTGTTTGTGGGAGTGATCGCACTCCTGCTGTTCGGCAAGAAACTGCCCGAAGTGGCACGCAGCTTGGGCAAGGGCGTTGTCGAGTTCAAGAAGGGGCTGCGCGGGATCGAAGACGATGTCGAAGCAAACCTGTACTCGAATCGCACCGATACCAGCAACATCACACGACCTGCTCCGCGTGACGAAAGCGTCGAAACGACTGCTCCGAAATTTGAACCACCCAAGTCAGAACCCACAGGCAGCGAAGTCTAA
- the hemQ gene encoding hydrogen peroxide-dependent heme synthase, with amino-acid sequence MNRPSPSHAALPEPSAKLIDGWHCLHIYYRVDQAALQGLSASEIAEGREALVHLLDPERPGAPARLQTSVVSGHKADLGLMIMDADPLLIDGVCQGVRASKLGSVLQPTYSFVSITEVSEYVPTVEQYGTKLRQTEGLSVEDPAYNAKLNAYAQRLPMMNKQRLFPDFPAWPVTCFYPMNKIRHPSANWYMEPFSSRSAMMSEHATSGIKFAGRVSQLITASTGFDDWEWGVTLWGRNPEYIKEIVYTMRFDTASAKYAEFGPFYISYLKSPVDALEHLQI; translated from the coding sequence GTGAATCGACCGTCACCGTCACACGCTGCATTGCCTGAACCGTCTGCAAAACTGATTGATGGATGGCACTGCCTGCACATCTATTACCGCGTTGATCAGGCGGCCCTGCAAGGCCTTTCTGCCAGCGAGATTGCTGAAGGGCGTGAGGCACTGGTCCACCTGCTGGACCCCGAACGCCCCGGTGCACCCGCTCGACTCCAGACTTCTGTTGTCTCAGGACACAAGGCCGATCTGGGCCTCATGATCATGGACGCAGATCCACTGCTGATCGACGGGGTCTGCCAAGGCGTGCGAGCATCGAAACTCGGTTCTGTCCTGCAGCCGACCTATTCGTTCGTGTCGATCACAGAAGTCTCGGAATATGTACCGACGGTCGAGCAATACGGAACCAAATTGCGACAAACCGAAGGGCTGTCGGTGGAAGATCCCGCCTATAACGCGAAGCTCAATGCTTACGCTCAGCGTTTGCCGATGATGAACAAGCAGCGCCTGTTCCCGGACTTCCCGGCCTGGCCCGTCACCTGCTTCTACCCGATGAACAAGATCCGCCACCCCTCCGCCAACTGGTATATGGAACCGTTCAGCAGCCGGTCGGCAATGATGTCGGAACATGCGACAAGCGGGATCAAGTTTGCCGGCCGCGTCAGCCAGCTCATCACAGCCTCAACCGGATTCGATGACTGGGAATGGGGTGTCACGCTGTGGGGACGAAATCCTGAGTACATCAAGGAGATCGTCTACACGATGCGATTCGACACAGCATCAGCCAAATACGCCGAGTTCGGTCCATTCTACATCAGCTACCTGAAGTCACCCGTCGATGCCCTGGAGCATCTGCAAATCTGA
- a CDS encoding sulfotransferase, with the protein MTKPTKLQPPSPSPKVGNAGAKFEPQGFFCMWHGSSFGNWLKVLASRPPLHWSRLHKLISITALSAINSGNNLLESAIYGRQIARQTIDHPPVFILGHWRSGTTLLHNLMTLDPQFTFPNLYEVMFPGNFLLTERVVTSLTSRMIPKTRPMDNVEAGFHMPQEDEVALVLMSGLSPYLMLAHPNNPSKYERFFELNDLPKEEFERWKERFLYFMKKLTIKQNKPIVFKSPTHTFRIPVLLEMFPDAKFVYIYRDPYAVYNSSMHLRRTLFAENGLAQIKMDEAMQEDALNLYVHCMDAYERGRKLIPPGNLHEMRFEDLEVDPLGEMRRVYEGLNLDGWPNLEGAIRKQLPELTRYRKNSFNMDVNLMRKVYNRWKSSFERYGYPSRLPEEEAATIDV; encoded by the coding sequence GTGACCAAACCAACGAAACTGCAGCCTCCTTCCCCCTCTCCGAAAGTGGGGAATGCCGGTGCCAAGTTTGAACCTCAGGGGTTCTTCTGCATGTGGCACGGTTCGTCGTTTGGCAATTGGCTGAAGGTCCTGGCCTCACGCCCACCCTTGCACTGGAGTCGGCTTCACAAGCTGATTTCCATCACGGCCCTGAGTGCCATCAACTCGGGCAACAACCTGCTGGAATCAGCGATCTACGGACGCCAGATCGCACGCCAGACAATCGATCACCCTCCCGTTTTCATTCTGGGGCACTGGCGAAGCGGGACGACGCTGCTGCATAACCTGATGACGCTGGATCCTCAGTTCACGTTCCCCAACCTGTATGAGGTGATGTTTCCGGGAAACTTTCTGCTGACCGAACGGGTCGTTACGTCTCTGACCAGTCGTATGATTCCGAAGACTCGCCCGATGGATAACGTCGAAGCGGGCTTCCATATGCCGCAGGAAGACGAAGTTGCGCTGGTTCTGATGTCGGGCCTGTCGCCTTACCTCATGCTGGCCCATCCGAACAATCCGTCAAAGTATGAGCGTTTCTTCGAGTTGAATGATCTTCCCAAGGAAGAATTCGAGCGGTGGAAGGAGCGGTTCCTCTACTTTATGAAGAAACTGACAATCAAGCAGAACAAGCCGATTGTCTTCAAGTCGCCGACGCATACGTTCCGCATCCCGGTGCTGCTCGAAATGTTCCCGGACGCCAAGTTCGTCTACATCTATCGAGACCCGTACGCCGTCTATAATTCAAGTATGCATCTTCGCCGGACGCTCTTTGCCGAGAACGGCCTTGCCCAAATCAAGATGGATGAGGCAATGCAGGAAGATGCCCTGAATTTGTACGTCCATTGTATGGACGCTTACGAGCGGGGCCGAAAGCTCATTCCTCCCGGCAATCTCCACGAGATGCGTTTTGAGGACTTGGAAGTTGATCCTCTGGGCGAAATGCGGCGCGTCTACGAGGGGTTGAACCTGGATGGTTGGCCCAACCTCGAAGGGGCCATCAGAAAGCAGTTACCCGAACTGACGCGGTACCGTAAGAACTCGTTCAATATGGATGTGAACCTGATGCGCAAGGTTTACAACCGCTGGAAATCGTCGTTCGAGCGGTACGGTTATCCCAGCCGGCTGCCGGAAGAAGAAGCGGCCACGATCGACGTCTGA
- a CDS encoding histone deacetylase: MRFYYTDEFVLPLPPTHRFPMQKYTLLRERIMTSGVITHPQLIRPAAATDEQLLRVHSPEYLRRVVTGELTERDLRRLGFPWSPELVERSRRSSGATIEASRAALSEGCAVNLAGGTHHAYRDRCEGFCLFNDSVVAARELQASGLVSNVLVIDCDVHQGNGTASLVRDDPTIYAFSIHSERNYPQPKEVSDLDIGLPDGTEDAEYLAALQYGLKTIFREFAPDMAIYLAGADPYHGDRLGRLALSLDGLGQRDRMVLEACRERSVPVAISMAGGYCPDISQIVDCHFQTVTIASQLFGC; encoded by the coding sequence ATGCGATTCTATTACACGGACGAGTTTGTTCTGCCGTTGCCGCCGACTCATCGGTTTCCCATGCAGAAGTACACTCTGCTGCGGGAACGGATCATGACGAGCGGAGTGATCACGCACCCACAGCTGATTCGGCCCGCTGCGGCAACCGACGAACAGCTATTGCGAGTTCACTCTCCTGAATACCTTCGTCGCGTCGTGACAGGTGAGCTGACCGAGCGGGATCTGAGACGGCTGGGCTTCCCCTGGTCGCCTGAACTGGTCGAGCGATCTCGCCGATCGTCCGGAGCCACAATCGAAGCCTCTCGCGCTGCGCTCAGCGAAGGGTGTGCTGTAAACCTCGCAGGAGGGACTCATCATGCTTACCGCGACCGCTGTGAAGGATTTTGTCTGTTTAATGATAGCGTCGTCGCAGCTCGTGAACTGCAGGCGAGCGGGTTGGTTTCGAACGTGCTGGTGATTGACTGTGATGTTCATCAAGGGAACGGCACGGCCTCACTAGTGCGGGATGATCCCACGATCTACGCCTTTTCAATCCATAGTGAGCGGAATTATCCTCAGCCCAAAGAGGTGAGTGATCTGGATATCGGGCTTCCGGACGGAACGGAGGATGCTGAATATCTTGCAGCCCTGCAGTACGGTCTGAAGACCATTTTCAGGGAATTCGCGCCGGACATGGCGATCTATCTGGCAGGTGCGGATCCCTATCACGGCGATCGACTTGGTCGACTCGCGTTGTCACTGGACGGCCTGGGTCAACGTGACCGGATGGTGCTTGAGGCCTGCCGCGAGCGGTCCGTCCCTGTCGCGATTTCCATGGCCGGTGGTTACTGTCCCGACATCAGTCAAATTGTGGACTGTCATTTTCAGACGGTCACAATTGCTTCCCAACTGTTTGGGTGTTGA
- a CDS encoding DUF1501 domain-containing protein, with product MLTIPGKAHRLCDGVTRRDALRIGALGLGGLSLPGLLRAEQAAGITKSHKAVIMIYMVGAPPHQDMYDLKPDAPAEIRGEFRPIDTNVPGIQICEHLPKLATIMDKLVPLRSVYGSPSGDHDSFICYTGRTVLNQPAGGWPSIGSTVSKVLGPVNPSVPPFFGLSPNAGHPPYGSPGHPGFLGVTHSAFRPSGPSREDMKLNGMDLARLANRQQLLASFDQFRRDADAKGMMTGLDALNQQAMGILTSSRLSEALDISREDPAVIARYGKGDPNNYGDGAPRNLEHFLMARRLVEAGARVVTLNFGRWDFHSSNFSECKNTHFPMFDQGMHALITDLHERGMDKDVAVVAWGEFGRTPRINPEAGRDHWPDVGNGLIAGGGFRTGQVIGATDRIGAKIADRPIHFGEVHATLYHHFGIDPLAIHLHDLSSRPHNLVDNWRAMPELV from the coding sequence ATGCTGACGATTCCCGGAAAAGCCCATCGGTTATGCGACGGAGTCACTCGACGCGATGCCCTGCGGATTGGCGCACTGGGACTGGGGGGACTTTCGCTACCCGGTTTGTTACGAGCCGAACAGGCTGCCGGGATCACGAAATCGCACAAAGCGGTAATCATGATCTATATGGTCGGGGCACCTCCGCACCAGGACATGTACGACCTGAAGCCGGACGCTCCTGCGGAAATTCGTGGAGAGTTCCGGCCGATTGATACGAATGTTCCGGGAATTCAGATTTGCGAGCACCTGCCGAAGCTCGCCACGATCATGGACAAACTGGTTCCGCTCCGGTCGGTCTATGGTTCCCCCAGCGGCGATCATGATTCGTTTATCTGCTACACCGGACGGACAGTTCTGAATCAGCCGGCCGGGGGCTGGCCTTCCATCGGTTCGACGGTCTCCAAAGTACTCGGGCCTGTGAATCCGTCCGTACCGCCGTTCTTCGGCCTTTCGCCGAATGCCGGACATCCTCCTTATGGCTCGCCCGGACACCCCGGCTTTCTGGGTGTGACCCACAGTGCGTTCCGTCCGTCAGGGCCTTCCCGCGAAGATATGAAGCTGAACGGCATGGATCTGGCGCGGCTGGCGAATCGTCAGCAACTGCTCGCCAGCTTCGATCAGTTCCGTCGAGATGCGGATGCGAAAGGGATGATGACCGGTCTCGATGCTCTCAACCAGCAGGCGATGGGAATCCTGACGTCGAGTCGTTTGTCAGAGGCTCTCGATATCTCACGGGAAGATCCTGCCGTAATCGCTCGCTATGGAAAGGGTGATCCCAATAACTATGGCGACGGTGCTCCGCGAAATCTCGAACACTTCCTGATGGCGCGGCGGCTGGTCGAAGCGGGAGCGCGCGTGGTGACGCTGAACTTCGGACGCTGGGATTTCCATTCCAGCAATTTCAGTGAATGTAAGAATACCCACTTCCCCATGTTCGATCAGGGAATGCACGCCTTAATCACCGACCTGCACGAACGGGGAATGGATAAGGATGTGGCCGTGGTGGCTTGGGGTGAATTCGGACGGACGCCGCGAATCAATCCCGAAGCCGGTCGGGATCACTGGCCTGATGTTGGTAACGGCTTGATTGCGGGCGGTGGCTTCCGCACGGGACAAGTCATCGGAGCCACGGACCGTATCGGGGCCAAAATCGCGGATCGACCGATTCACTTCGGCGAAGTGCACGCCACGCTGTATCATCACTTCGGCATCGATCCGCTGGCCATCCACCTGCACGACCTGTCCTCTCGACCGCACAATCTGGTCGATAACTGGAGGGCCATGCCCGAACTGGTCTGA
- a CDS encoding PQQ-binding-like beta-propeller repeat protein, with protein sequence MPRLLVAFSLLVFCGLLHSASDAAEPKSSKDWPQWRGEKGDNISPFKGIAKDWEATPPELLWQLEGMGQGYASVSIVGDRLYTTGNIGDSQAVVAVDLKTRAVAWTAPLTDSVPKHGYDGSRCTPTVDGDRLYVITSNGQISCLKVADGSVVWSKNFEKEWNGRMMSGWGFSESPLVDGKHVLCTPGSEEAMIVCLNKVNGKEVWRSAVPDAGEKGSPGAGYSVMTISNGAGVKQYVQLIGRGLIGVRASDGKHLWSYNKIANGVADIPTPIVSGDYVFGSTGYDDGGSALLKLKRSGKGVEAVEQYSRAAKQLQNHHGGMVLMGEHLYFGNGHNNGFPICVDLISGDVKWGGKLRGVGQGSAAITAVDGHLIFRYQSGEVALIEATPNEYKLKGSFMPVYQERESWAQPVVADGKLYLREQNTLMCYDIAEKK encoded by the coding sequence ATGCCCCGGTTGCTCGTCGCGTTCAGTTTACTGGTCTTTTGTGGGCTGCTGCACTCGGCGAGTGATGCTGCGGAACCCAAATCCTCAAAAGATTGGCCGCAATGGCGCGGAGAGAAAGGGGATAATATCAGCCCCTTCAAAGGGATCGCCAAAGACTGGGAAGCGACACCGCCGGAACTACTGTGGCAGTTGGAAGGGATGGGGCAGGGTTACGCCAGCGTTTCCATCGTCGGTGACCGGCTTTATACCACGGGGAACATCGGTGATTCTCAGGCTGTCGTCGCGGTCGACCTGAAAACGCGTGCGGTGGCCTGGACTGCTCCACTGACCGATTCGGTCCCCAAGCACGGCTACGACGGATCCCGCTGCACTCCGACTGTTGACGGAGATCGGCTCTACGTGATCACATCGAACGGCCAGATCTCGTGCCTCAAGGTGGCCGACGGGAGTGTCGTCTGGAGTAAGAATTTTGAAAAGGAATGGAACGGACGGATGATGTCCGGCTGGGGATTCTCTGAATCTCCGCTCGTCGACGGGAAACACGTCCTGTGTACGCCCGGCAGCGAAGAGGCCATGATTGTCTGTCTGAACAAAGTGAATGGTAAGGAAGTCTGGCGGTCGGCCGTTCCTGACGCGGGCGAAAAAGGGAGCCCCGGAGCGGGATACTCGGTCATGACGATCAGTAACGGAGCAGGCGTCAAACAGTACGTGCAACTGATCGGCCGTGGCTTGATCGGTGTGCGTGCCAGCGACGGGAAGCATCTGTGGAGCTACAACAAGATCGCCAACGGTGTGGCGGACATTCCGACTCCGATCGTCTCGGGAGATTACGTGTTCGGCTCAACAGGGTACGACGATGGTGGATCGGCGCTGTTGAAATTGAAACGTTCGGGGAAGGGTGTGGAAGCCGTCGAACAGTACTCACGCGCTGCAAAACAACTTCAAAACCATCACGGTGGAATGGTCCTGATGGGTGAGCATCTTTACTTTGGAAACGGCCACAATAATGGCTTCCCAATCTGTGTGGATTTGATTTCGGGTGACGTGAAGTGGGGCGGGAAACTGCGTGGCGTAGGGCAGGGTTCTGCCGCCATTACCGCCGTCGATGGCCATCTGATCTTCCGCTATCAAAGTGGTGAGGTGGCTCTGATTGAAGCGACGCCGAACGAATACAAGCTCAAAGGAAGCTTCATGCCTGTCTACCAGGAGCGGGAGTCCTGGGCACAACCCGTCGTTGCGGATGGGAAGCTGTATCTACGTGAGCAAAATACGCTGATGTGCTACGACATTGCGGAAAAGAAGTAA